A region of Drosophila mauritiana strain mau12 chromosome 3L, ASM438214v1, whole genome shotgun sequence DNA encodes the following proteins:
- the LOC117140452 gene encoding bestrophin-3 isoform X1, with translation MTVSYAGEVPNGSSFGCFWKILWKWRGSVYKLIWRELVAYLCLYYTINVIYRFGLTESQQAIFKKIRLYFGQQSESIPMSFVLGFYVNLVVKRWWEQYRLLPWPDTLALFISAAIPNSNGGVNNETGRLMRRNIMRYMVLAYVITLQRISLRVKRRFPTTQHLVDAGLMHESEMKIFEALNQKSPMSKYWMPLVWATNIINRARKDGLIASDHIVQTILVELSDIRRRLGGLIGYDTVCVPLVYTQVVTLVLYTYFIAALLGRQMLPNVLDRNGREDPDLFFPLFTVLQFVFYVGWLKVAEVLINPFGEDDDDIELNWLIDRHIKAAYMIVDEMHEEHPELLRDQYWECVVPKDLPYTVASEHYRKDEPKGSAEKYKVKKEDAMYANIMPGGGKRMLSDDVYADYESVDTPMVERRKNNWLVRQLSRMGSMRSQSTAYSSGGMPFNRNRLNSVYSSPESGLPLTILQQQQLQQAHQQQQAGSQPSKSSLYGKFVHRKSLRAQRQLIKQNSKLNGLNVNVAKTRPRIPTPEVTKDGNTNPATSSVLMAPQQLSTTSAPPGMYPSSYAPDTLLHQESGQVLGTLLLSPIKEMDSSSSNNTLIPGHPATAALAASMKEGFTPSSIPAATNITTLSFPFSVTSTGGETMPTGTLSILPISANAQLPTITTTASGYDPNDVITTIPVSLSIQRSPSALSIVELTGADVQDGYSNSGSSNGNGGITTTALLSVKPLNGNQNISRNNSFNLSLNLQDPQQRSSMRSAGPTDTVDTSGTMPMPQRSGGLETAGAGGSSAPSTLAKHKPEQKTGEVYV, from the exons ATGACTGTCTCGTATGCGGGTGAAGTGCCAAATGGGAGCAGCTTTGGCTGTTTCTGGAAGATCCTGTGGAA ATGGCGAGGCAGCGTTTACAAATTGATCTGGCGCGAATTAGTTGCGTATCTGTGTTTATACTACACCATAAATGTTATCTACAGATTTGGTCTGACAGAAAGTCAGCAAGC catttttaaGAAAATTCGCCTATATTTTGGGCAGCAGAGTGAAAGTATACCCATGTCCTTCGTGCTGGGCTTCTATGTAAATCTGGTGGTGAAACGTTGGTGGGAGCAATATAGGCTTTTGCCCTGGCCAGATACGTTGGCCTTGTTCATAAGCGCGGCTATTCCCAACTCAAATGGCGGTGTAAAT AATGAAACGGGCCGCCTGATGCGTCGTAATATCATGCGCTATATGGTCTTGGCCTATGTGATCACCCTTCAGCGAATTTCCCTTCGTGTGAAACGCCGCTTTCCCACCACCCAACATCTTGTGGATGCGGGTCTGATGCACGAATCCGAGATGAAAATCTTCGAGGCACTGAATCAGAAGAGTCCCATGTCCAAGTACTGGATGCCACTCGTCTGGGCCACCAACATCATAAACCGGGCCAGAAAGGATGGCCTAATCGCCTCGGATCATATTGTGCAAACCATACTGGTGGAGCTCTCGGATATTCGTCGACGTTTAGGTGGTCTTATTGGCTACGACACGGTCTGTGTTCCTTTGGTCTACACTCAG GTGGTTACCCTGGTGCTGTACACCTATTTCATAGCTGCCCTTTTGGGTCGTCAAATGTTGCCCAACGTTCTGGACAGAAATGGACGCGAAGATCCCGATCTGTTCTTCCCCCTGTTCACCGTGTTGCAG TTTGTTTTCTACGTGGGCTGGCTGAAGGTGGCCGAGGTGCTAATCAATCCCTTTGGCGAAGATGACGATGACATCGAGCTCAACTGGCTAATTGACCGACACATCAAG GCTGCCTACATGATCGTGGACGAGATGCACGAGGAGCACCCCGAGCTGCTGCGGGATCAGTACTGGGAGTGCGTGGTGCCCAAGGATCTGCCCTACACGGTGGCATCCGAGCACTACCGGAAGGACGAGCCCAAGGGCTCCGCCGAGAAGTACAAGGTCAAGAAGGAGGACGCCATGTACGCCAACATAATGCCAGGCGGTGGCAAGAGGATGCTCAGCGACGATGTCTACGCGGATTAT GAAAGCGTGGACACGCCAATGGTGGAAAGGAGGAAAAACAACTGGCTGGTTCGCCAGCTCTCCCGCATGGGTTCCATGAGGAGCCAGTCGACGGCCTACTCCTCCGGCGGAATGCCCTTCAACCGGAACCGCCTCAACTCCGTCTACTCTAGTCCCGAGTCCGGCTTGCCACTGACcatcctgcagcagcagcaactgcagcaggcgcatcagcagcagcaggccgGATCGCAGCCAAGTAAATCGAGTCTCTATGGAAAGTTTGTGCATCGCAAATCGCTGAGGGCACAACGCCAACTAATCAAGCAGA ACTCCAAATTAAATGGCTTGAATGTCAATGTGGCCAAGACCAGACCGCGGATTCCCACACCCGAGGTGACCAAGGATGGCAACACGAATCCAG CCACCAGCTCGGTCCTAATGGCACCACAGCAGCTGAGCACCACCAGCGCACCACCGGGCATgtacccctcctcctacgcaCCCGACACCCTACTGCACCAGGAGAGCGGCCAAGTGCTGGGCACGCTGCTGCTCTCGCCCATCAAAGAGATGGATAGCTCATCGTCCAATAACACTCTGATTCCAGGGCATCCGGCCACTGCAGCCCTGGCAGCCAGCATGAAGGAGGGATTCACGCCGAGCA GTATTCCCGCTGCCACGAACATCACCACTCTGTCGTTCCCCTTCAGCGTGACCAGCACAGGCGGGGAAACGATGCCCACTGGGACACTCAGCATCCTGCCCATTTCGGCGAATGCCCAGCTGCCCACGATCACGACGACGGCAAGTGGATACGATCCTAACGATGTGATCACCACGATACCGGTGTCCTTGTCCATCCAGCGATCGCCGTCAGCACTTTCCATTGTGGAGCTGACCGGTGCAGATGTCCAGGATGGATATAGCAACAGTGGGTCAAGCAATGGTAATGGTGGTATCACCACCACGGCACTGCTGTCCGTTAAGCCCCTCAATGGGAACCAGAACATTTCGCGAAACAACAGTTTCAACCTGAGCCTCAATCTGCAGGATCCGCAGCAACGATCTTCGATGAGGTCAGCGGGTCCCACGGATACAGTGGACACCTCAGGCACGATGCCAATGCCACAGAGGAGTGGAGGCCTGGAAACGGCCGGAGCTGGAGGATCCTCGGCACCCTCAACTCTGGCCAAACACAAGCCGGAACAAAAGACCGGAGAGGTGTACGTCTGA
- the LOC117140452 gene encoding bestrophin-2 isoform X2, translating to MTVSYAGEVPNGSSFGCFWKILWKWRGSVYKLIWRELVAYLCLYYTINVIYRFGLTESQQAIFKKIRLYFGQQSESIPMSFVLGFYVNLVVKRWWEQYRLLPWPDTLALFISAAIPNSNGGVNNETGRLMRRNIMRYMVLAYVITLQRISLRVKRRFPTTQHLVDAGLMHESEMKIFEALNQKSPMSKYWMPLVWATNIINRARKDGLIASDHIVQTILVELSDIRRRLGGLIGYDTVCVPLVYTQVVTLVLYTYFIAALLGRQMLPNVLDRNGREDPDLFFPLFTVLQFVFYVGWLKVAEVLINPFGEDDDDIELNWLIDRHIKAAYMIVDEMHEEHPELLRDQYWECVVPKDLPYTVASEHYRKDEPKGSAEKYKVKKEDAMYANIMPGGGKRMLSDDVYADYESVDTPMVERRKNNWLVRQLSRMGSMRSQSTAYSSGGMPFNRNRLNSVYSSPESGLPLTILQQQQLQQAHQQQQAGSQPSKSSLYGKFVHRKSLRAQRQLIKQNSKLNGLNVNVAKTRPRIPTPEVTKDGNTNPGHPATAALAASMKEGFTPSSIPAATNITTLSFPFSVTSTGGETMPTGTLSILPISANAQLPTITTTASGYDPNDVITTIPVSLSIQRSPSALSIVELTGADVQDGYSNSGSSNGNGGITTTALLSVKPLNGNQNISRNNSFNLSLNLQDPQQRSSMRSAGPTDTVDTSGTMPMPQRSGGLETAGAGGSSAPSTLAKHKPEQKTGEVYV from the exons ATGACTGTCTCGTATGCGGGTGAAGTGCCAAATGGGAGCAGCTTTGGCTGTTTCTGGAAGATCCTGTGGAA ATGGCGAGGCAGCGTTTACAAATTGATCTGGCGCGAATTAGTTGCGTATCTGTGTTTATACTACACCATAAATGTTATCTACAGATTTGGTCTGACAGAAAGTCAGCAAGC catttttaaGAAAATTCGCCTATATTTTGGGCAGCAGAGTGAAAGTATACCCATGTCCTTCGTGCTGGGCTTCTATGTAAATCTGGTGGTGAAACGTTGGTGGGAGCAATATAGGCTTTTGCCCTGGCCAGATACGTTGGCCTTGTTCATAAGCGCGGCTATTCCCAACTCAAATGGCGGTGTAAAT AATGAAACGGGCCGCCTGATGCGTCGTAATATCATGCGCTATATGGTCTTGGCCTATGTGATCACCCTTCAGCGAATTTCCCTTCGTGTGAAACGCCGCTTTCCCACCACCCAACATCTTGTGGATGCGGGTCTGATGCACGAATCCGAGATGAAAATCTTCGAGGCACTGAATCAGAAGAGTCCCATGTCCAAGTACTGGATGCCACTCGTCTGGGCCACCAACATCATAAACCGGGCCAGAAAGGATGGCCTAATCGCCTCGGATCATATTGTGCAAACCATACTGGTGGAGCTCTCGGATATTCGTCGACGTTTAGGTGGTCTTATTGGCTACGACACGGTCTGTGTTCCTTTGGTCTACACTCAG GTGGTTACCCTGGTGCTGTACACCTATTTCATAGCTGCCCTTTTGGGTCGTCAAATGTTGCCCAACGTTCTGGACAGAAATGGACGCGAAGATCCCGATCTGTTCTTCCCCCTGTTCACCGTGTTGCAG TTTGTTTTCTACGTGGGCTGGCTGAAGGTGGCCGAGGTGCTAATCAATCCCTTTGGCGAAGATGACGATGACATCGAGCTCAACTGGCTAATTGACCGACACATCAAG GCTGCCTACATGATCGTGGACGAGATGCACGAGGAGCACCCCGAGCTGCTGCGGGATCAGTACTGGGAGTGCGTGGTGCCCAAGGATCTGCCCTACACGGTGGCATCCGAGCACTACCGGAAGGACGAGCCCAAGGGCTCCGCCGAGAAGTACAAGGTCAAGAAGGAGGACGCCATGTACGCCAACATAATGCCAGGCGGTGGCAAGAGGATGCTCAGCGACGATGTCTACGCGGATTAT GAAAGCGTGGACACGCCAATGGTGGAAAGGAGGAAAAACAACTGGCTGGTTCGCCAGCTCTCCCGCATGGGTTCCATGAGGAGCCAGTCGACGGCCTACTCCTCCGGCGGAATGCCCTTCAACCGGAACCGCCTCAACTCCGTCTACTCTAGTCCCGAGTCCGGCTTGCCACTGACcatcctgcagcagcagcaactgcagcaggcgcatcagcagcagcaggccgGATCGCAGCCAAGTAAATCGAGTCTCTATGGAAAGTTTGTGCATCGCAAATCGCTGAGGGCACAACGCCAACTAATCAAGCAGA ACTCCAAATTAAATGGCTTGAATGTCAATGTGGCCAAGACCAGACCGCGGATTCCCACACCCGAGGTGACCAAGGATGGCAACACGAATCCAG GGCATCCGGCCACTGCAGCCCTGGCAGCCAGCATGAAGGAGGGATTCACGCCGAGCA GTATTCCCGCTGCCACGAACATCACCACTCTGTCGTTCCCCTTCAGCGTGACCAGCACAGGCGGGGAAACGATGCCCACTGGGACACTCAGCATCCTGCCCATTTCGGCGAATGCCCAGCTGCCCACGATCACGACGACGGCAAGTGGATACGATCCTAACGATGTGATCACCACGATACCGGTGTCCTTGTCCATCCAGCGATCGCCGTCAGCACTTTCCATTGTGGAGCTGACCGGTGCAGATGTCCAGGATGGATATAGCAACAGTGGGTCAAGCAATGGTAATGGTGGTATCACCACCACGGCACTGCTGTCCGTTAAGCCCCTCAATGGGAACCAGAACATTTCGCGAAACAACAGTTTCAACCTGAGCCTCAATCTGCAGGATCCGCAGCAACGATCTTCGATGAGGTCAGCGGGTCCCACGGATACAGTGGACACCTCAGGCACGATGCCAATGCCACAGAGGAGTGGAGGCCTGGAAACGGCCGGAGCTGGAGGATCCTCGGCACCCTCAACTCTGGCCAAACACAAGCCGGAACAAAAGACCGGAGAGGTGTACGTCTGA
- the LOC117140451 gene encoding lipase member H, giving the protein MRAQFTMQKSTAQMIIAVCLICQSLAVEDKDKATKPINIDSVQKHNVKLLSEQLNRGWRAFCDAPVDEGVMSLFQGINPSDARLHVMTITNQSVELPIKSISQIKDFDINPERKTLIYVNAFHTADSYFSVQEHLTLLQNSRRDLNVIVVDFAKDVAQLYYAVRHHLSVDGYFVYKLVRALKDAGIAVQDITLAGHSVGANIAALGAQLFAKENKQLVGQLLAIDPATMCRTTDILVKQSVASRVVVLHGEGDVFGVRVPLGHIDIYPNGIGYFPRRKLQPGCESKICSHMYPFILFMEALIEGVMIPATKCESWAKFRQGDCNFQNTINIGLIYPANAKGLYFCMTQPNPPFTYMEHGLRYKARRPEKPSENNHIKY; this is encoded by the exons ATGAGAGCACAATTCACCATGCAGAAGAGCACAGCCCAGATGATCATCGCAGTCTGCCTGATCTGTCAATCTTTGGCAGTGGAGGATAAGGATAAGGCAACAAAGCCCATAAATATAGACAGTGTCCAAAAACATAATGTCAAGCTACTCAGCGAGCAACTGAATCGCGGTTGGCGAGCATTCT GCGATGCTCCTGTGGATGAGGGTGTGATGTCCCTGTTTCAGGGCATCAATCCCAGCGATGCACGACTTCATGTGATGACGATTACCAATCAGAGTGTAGAGCTGCCCATTAAGTCCATATCTCAGATCAAGGATTTCGATATCAATCCGGAGCGTAAGACCCTCATCTATGTGAATGCCTTCCACACGGCCGATAGCTATTTTAGTGTGCAGGAGCACTTGACTCTGCTGCAAAACAGCAGGAGGGATCTTAATGTAATAGTGGTGGATTTCGCGAAGGATGTGGCTCAATTGTACTATGCAGTGCGTCATCATCTCTCCGTTGATGGATACTTCGTTTATAAGCTGGTCAGAGCTCTGAAGGATGCGGGCATTGCCGTGCAGGACATCACTTTGGCAGGACACTCGGTGGGTGCTAACATAGCCGCACTGGGTGCCCAACTTTTTGCCAAAGAAAACAAGCAATTGGTGGGTCAACTGTTGGCCATCGACCCAGCCACCATGTGTCGCACCACCGATATTTTGGTAAAACAAAGTGTGGCTTCAAGAGTGGTGGTGCTGCACGGGGAGGGGGATGTTTTTGGGGTGAGGGTGCCACTGGGTCACATCGATATCTATCCCAATGGCATTGGATACTTCCCGAGGAGGAAACTGCAACCTGGCTGCGAGTCCAAGATCTGCAGTCACATGTATCCATTTATTCTGTTCATGGAG GCTCTCATCGAGGGTGTGATGATCCCAGCTACCAAGTGCGAGAGTTGGGCCAAGTTCCGACAGGGCGATTGTAATTTCCAGAATACCATCAACATTGGACTCATCTACCCAGCGAATGCCAAGGGTCTGTACTTCTGCATGACCCAACCGAATCCTCCATTCACCTATATGGAACATGGACTGCGCTACAAGGCGAGACGTCCTGAGAAACCCTCTGAAAATAACCATATTAAGTATTAG